In Escherichia ruysiae, a genomic segment contains:
- a CDS encoding L-threonylcarbamoyladenylate synthase yields MSQFFYIHPDNPQQRLINQAVEIVRKGGVIVYPTDSGYALGCKIEDKNAMERICRIRQLPDGHNFTLMCRDLSELSTYSFVDNVAFRLMKNNTPGNYTFILKGTKEVPRRLLQEKRKTIGMRVPSNPIAQALLEVLGEPMLSTSLMLPGSEFTESDPEEIKDRLEKQVDLIIHGGYLGQKPTTVIDLTDDTPVVVREGVGDVKPFL; encoded by the coding sequence ATGAGTCAGTTTTTTTATATTCATCCTGATAACCCGCAGCAACGTCTGATCAATCAGGCGGTGGAGATCGTGCGTAAAGGCGGGGTGATTGTTTATCCAACCGATTCCGGCTATGCGCTCGGCTGTAAAATTGAAGATAAAAACGCCATGGAGCGTATTTGTCGTATTCGCCAGCTGCCGGACGGTCACAACTTTACCCTGATGTGTCGCGATCTTTCTGAACTTTCGACCTATTCCTTTGTGGATAACGTCGCGTTTCGTCTGATGAAAAACAACACGCCAGGTAACTATACCTTCATCCTTAAGGGGACGAAGGAAGTGCCACGCCGTTTGTTGCAGGAAAAACGCAAAACCATCGGGATGCGCGTGCCGTCAAACCCCATCGCCCAGGCGTTACTTGAGGTGCTGGGTGAACCGATGCTTTCCACTTCGTTGATGCTGCCGGGCAGCGAATTTACCGAATCCGATCCGGAAGAAATTAAAGACCGTCTGGAAAAACAGGTGGATTTGATCATTCACGGCGGTTATCTCGGCCAGAAACCGACAACGGTCATCGACCTCACCGATGATACGCCAGTCGTGGTGCGTGAAGGCGTAGGTGATGTGAAGCCTTTCTTATAA
- the rluB gene encoding 23S rRNA pseudouridine(2605) synthase RluB: MSEKLQKVLARAGHGSRREIESIIEAGRVSVDGKIAKLGDRVEVTPGLKIRIDGHLISVRESAEQICRVLAYYKPEGELCTRNDPEGRPTVFDRLPKLRGARWIAVGRLDVNTCGLLLFTTDGELANRLMHPSREVEREYAVRVFGQVDDAKLRDLSRGVQLEDGPAAFKTIKFSGGEGINQWYNVTLTEGRNREVRRLWEAVGVQVSRLIRVRYGDIPLPKGLPRGGWTELDLAQTNYLRELVELPPETSSKVAVEKDRRRMKANQIRRAVKRHSQVSGGRRSGGRNNNG; the protein is encoded by the coding sequence ATGAGCGAAAAGCTACAGAAAGTGCTGGCGCGTGCCGGCCACGGTTCTCGCCGTGAAATCGAATCTATTATTGAAGCCGGTCGTGTGAGTGTTGATGGCAAAATTGCTAAACTCGGCGATCGCGTTGAAGTTACTCCTGGACTGAAAATTCGTATCGATGGTCACCTGATTTCGGTGCGTGAGTCCGCTGAGCAAATTTGTCGCGTGCTGGCCTATTACAAGCCGGAAGGTGAGTTATGTACTCGTAACGACCCGGAAGGGCGTCCAACAGTGTTTGACCGTCTGCCGAAGCTGCGTGGCGCACGCTGGATTGCCGTAGGTCGTCTCGACGTTAATACCTGTGGTCTGTTGCTGTTCACCACCGACGGTGAACTGGCAAACCGTTTAATGCACCCAAGCCGTGAAGTTGAACGTGAATATGCCGTGCGTGTATTTGGTCAGGTTGACGACGCGAAACTGCGTGATTTGAGTCGTGGCGTGCAGTTGGAAGACGGTCCGGCAGCCTTTAAAACCATTAAATTCAGCGGCGGCGAAGGGATCAACCAGTGGTACAACGTTACTCTGACCGAAGGCCGTAACCGTGAAGTTCGTCGTTTGTGGGAAGCGGTTGGTGTGCAGGTAAGCCGCCTGATCCGTGTTCGTTACGGTGATATCCCACTGCCAAAAGGTCTGCCACGCGGTGGCTGGACGGAGCTGGACCTTGCCCAGACTAACTATCTGCGCGAACTGGTGGAGCTACCGCCAGAAACCAGCTCTAAAGTCGCTGTAGAAAAAGACCGTCGTCGCATGAAGGCGAATCAGATTCGTCGTGCGGTGAAACGTCACAGTCAGGTGAGCGGCGGTCGTCGTTCTGGCGGACGTAATAATAACGGTTAA
- a CDS encoding YmiA family putative membrane protein → MRLAMPSGNQEPRRDPELKRKAWLAVFLGSALFWVLVALLIWKVWG, encoded by the coding sequence ATGAGGTTAGCAATGCCTTCTGGAAATCAGGAACCCCGCAGGGACCCTGAATTGAAACGCAAAGCCTGGCTTGCGGTATTTCTTGGTTCTGCGCTCTTCTGGGTGCTTGTTGCACTGCTAATTTGGAAAGTGTGGGGGTAA
- a CDS encoding YciK family oxidoreductase, producing MHYQPKQDLLNDRIILVTGASDGIGREAAQTYARYGATVILLGRNEEKLRQVAQRIFEETGRHPQWFILDLLTCTSEDCHQLAQRIAVNYPRLDGVLHNAGLLGEVCPMSEQNPQVWQDVMQVNVNATFMLTQALLPLLLKSDAGSLVFTSSSVGRQGRANWGAYAASKFATEGMMQVLADEYQQRLRVNCINPGGTRTAMRASAFPTEDPQKLKTPADIMPLYLWLMGDDSRRKTGMTFDAQPGRKPGISQ from the coding sequence ATGCATTACCAACCAAAACAAGATTTACTCAATGATCGTATTATCCTGGTAACCGGCGCCAGCGACGGCATTGGTCGTGAAGCCGCTCAGACTTATGCGCGTTATGGCGCGACAGTGATTTTACTGGGTCGTAATGAAGAAAAATTACGTCAGGTCGCCCAGCGTATATTCGAAGAGACCGGACGTCATCCACAGTGGTTTATTCTCGATTTACTGACCTGCACATCCGAAGATTGCCATCAACTGGCACAGCGCATTGCCGTTAATTATCCGCGTCTGGACGGCGTTTTGCATAATGCCGGATTGCTTGGCGAAGTTTGCCCGATGAGTGAACAAAATCCGCAGGTCTGGCAGGATGTCATGCAGGTCAACGTTAATGCCACCTTTATGCTGACCCAGGCACTGCTTCCTTTATTACTCAAATCGGACGCCGGTTCGCTGGTCTTTACCTCATCAAGCGTCGGGCGTCAGGGTCGGGCTAATTGGGGTGCATACGCTGCCTCAAAATTTGCCACCGAAGGAATGATGCAGGTACTGGCCGATGAATATCAACAGCGCCTGCGCGTGAACTGCATTAACCCAGGCGGTACGCGCACCGCCATGCGTGCCAGCGCCTTCCCGACGGAAGATCCGCAGAAACTCAAAACCCCCGCTGATATCATGCCACTTTACCTCTGGCTGATGGGCGATGATAGCCGCCGTAAAACCGGCATGACCTTTGACGCCCAACCGGGCCGTAAACCAGGAATTTCCCAATGA
- the cysB gene encoding HTH-type transcriptional regulator CysB: MKLQQLRYIVEVVNHNLNVSSTAEGLYTSQPGISKQVRMLEDELGIQIFSRSGKHLTQVTPAGQEIIRIAREVLSKVDAIKSVAGEHTWPDKGSLYIATTHTQARYALPNVIKGFIERYPRVSLHMHQGSPTQIADAVSKGNADFAIATEALHLYEDLVMLPCYHWNRAIVVTPDHPLAGKKAITIEELAQYPLVTYTFGFTGRSELDTAFNRAGLTPRIVFTATDADVIKTYVRLGLGVGVIASMAVDPVSDPDLVRVDAHDIFSHSTTKIGFRRSTFLRSYMYDFIQRFAPHLTRDVVDAAVALRSNEEIEIMFKDIKLPEK, translated from the coding sequence ATGAAATTACAACAACTTCGCTATATTGTTGAGGTCGTCAATCATAACCTGAACGTCTCATCAACGGCTGAAGGACTTTACACATCACAACCTGGGATCAGTAAGCAAGTCAGAATGCTGGAAGATGAGCTGGGTATTCAAATTTTTTCCCGTAGCGGTAAGCATTTGACGCAGGTTACTCCAGCCGGGCAGGAAATAATTCGTATCGCTCGTGAAGTTCTGTCGAAAGTTGATGCTATTAAATCGGTCGCCGGAGAGCATACCTGGCCTGATAAAGGCTCGCTGTATATCGCCACCACGCATACTCAGGCGCGCTATGCATTACCGAATGTCATCAAAGGTTTCATTGAGCGTTATCCTCGCGTTTCTTTGCATATGCATCAGGGATCGCCGACACAAATCGCCGATGCCGTCTCTAAAGGTAATGCCGATTTCGCTATCGCCACGGAAGCACTTCATTTGTATGAAGATTTGGTGATGCTGCCATGCTATCACTGGAATCGGGCTATTGTGGTGACACCTGACCATCCGCTGGCGGGCAAAAAAGCAATTACCATTGAAGAACTGGCGCAGTATCCGTTGGTGACGTATACCTTCGGTTTTACCGGACGCTCCGAGCTGGATACCGCCTTTAACCGCGCAGGGTTGACGCCGCGTATTGTTTTCACGGCTACCGATGCTGACGTGATTAAAACTTACGTTCGCTTAGGGCTGGGTGTTGGGGTAATTGCCAGCATGGCGGTGGACCCGGTTTCTGACCCTGACCTGGTTCGTGTTGATGCGCATGACATTTTCAGCCATAGCACAACCAAAATTGGTTTTCGTCGCAGTACGTTTTTGCGCAGTTATATGTATGATTTCATTCAGCGTTTTGCGCCGCATTTAACCCGCGATGTCGTTGATGCCGCCGTAGCACTGCGTTCCAATGAAGAAATTGAGATCATGTTTAAAGATATCAAATTGCCGGAAAAATAA
- a CDS encoding YciN family protein → MNKETQPIDRETLLKEANKIIREHEDTLAGIEATGVTQRNGVLVFTGDYFLDEQGLPTAKSTAVFNMFKHLAHVLSEKYHLVD, encoded by the coding sequence ATGAACAAAGAGACACAACCCATTGACCGCGAAACGCTGTTGAAAGAGGCCAACAAAATCATTCGTGAGCATGAGGACACACTCGCAGGAATTGAAGCCACCGGCGTCACGCAGCGTAATGGCGTGCTGGTGTTTACTGGCGATTACTTTTTAGATGAGCAAGGGCTGCCGACAGCGAAAAGCACTGCGGTGTTTAATATGTTCAAACACCTGGCACACGTGCTCTCGGAAAAATATCATCTGGTAGATTAA
- a CDS encoding DUF2207 domain-containing protein, producing MAGTFRCILLLIAGLLFSSLGYAKNMEIPYHEEGISLFDVEATMQPDGVLDIKENIHFQARNQQIKHGFYRDLPRLWMQPNGDAALLNYRIIGVTRDGIPEPWQLDWHIGLMSIVVGDKQRFLPQGDYHYQIHYQVENAVLREGDSDLLIWNVTGNNWPFEIYKTRFSLKLPDIAGNPFSEIDLFTGEEGDTYRNGRILEDGRIESRDPFYREDFTALYRWPHALLDNAPAQHTTNIFSHLFLPSTSSLIIWLPCLLLVCGWLYLWKRRPQFTPVDVSETEIIPPDYTPGMLRLDAKLVYDDKGFCADIVNLIVKGKIHLEDLYDKNQQILIRVNEGATRNNEVLLPAEQLLLEALFRKGDKVVLTGRRNRVLRRAFLRMQKFYLPRKKSSFYRPDAFLQWGGLAILAVIFYGNLSPVGWAGMSLVADMFIMTCWLLPFLFSSLALLFARDDDKPCVNRVIITLFLPLICSGVAFYSLYINVGDVFFYWYMPAGYFSAVFLTGYLTALGYIFLPQFTQTGQQRYAHGEAIVNYLARKEAATHSGRRRKGETRKLDYTLLGWAVSANLGREWAARITPSLTAAVRAPEIARSGVLFSLQMHLSLGANTSLLGRSYSGSSAGGAGGGGW from the coding sequence ATGGCAGGGACATTTCGCTGCATTTTGCTGTTGATAGCTGGGCTGCTTTTCTCATCGCTGGGTTACGCGAAAAACATGGAGATTCCTTATCATGAAGAAGGGATCTCGCTCTTTGATGTTGAGGCCACCATGCAACCTGATGGGGTGCTCGACATTAAAGAGAACATTCATTTTCAGGCGAGAAATCAGCAGATTAAGCATGGATTTTATCGTGATTTGCCTCGATTATGGATGCAGCCTAATGGTGATGCGGCGCTGCTAAACTATCGCATTATTGGCGTCACTCGTGATGGTATTCCTGAACCCTGGCAACTTGACTGGCATATCGGGTTGATGAGTATTGTCGTGGGCGATAAGCAGCGTTTCTTGCCACAAGGCGATTATCATTATCAAATTCATTACCAGGTTGAAAATGCTGTACTACGTGAGGGTGATTCTGACCTGCTTATCTGGAACGTAACTGGTAATAACTGGCCGTTTGAAATCTATAAGACCCGATTTTCACTCAAGTTGCCTGATATTGCGGGTAATCCATTTAGCGAAATCGATCTCTTTACTGGAGAAGAGGGCGACACATATCGAAATGGCCGCATCCTTGAGGACGGAAGAATTGAATCCCGCGATCCGTTTTACCGTGAAGATTTCACTGCACTCTACCGTTGGCCTCATGCCTTGCTGGATAATGCCCCGGCACAACACACGACGAATATTTTTAGCCATCTTTTTTTGCCCTCAACATCGTCTCTTATCATTTGGTTACCGTGTCTGTTACTGGTGTGTGGATGGTTATATCTCTGGAAGCGCAGGCCACAATTTACGCCGGTAGATGTGAGTGAAACTGAAATCATTCCCCCAGATTACACGCCTGGCATGTTGCGTCTCGATGCGAAGCTGGTTTACGACGATAAAGGTTTTTGTGCCGATATCGTAAATCTGATTGTGAAAGGAAAAATTCATCTGGAAGACCTGTATGACAAGAACCAGCAAATCCTGATTCGTGTTAATGAAGGCGCGACCAGAAATAATGAGGTACTACTGCCCGCAGAGCAGTTATTACTGGAAGCGTTATTTCGTAAAGGCGATAAGGTCGTTCTTACGGGGAGACGCAACAGAGTCTTACGCAGGGCATTTTTACGGATGCAGAAATTTTATCTGCCGCGTAAAAAGTCTTCGTTTTACCGACCGGATGCGTTTTTGCAATGGGGCGGACTGGCGATATTAGCAGTCATTTTTTATGGAAACCTGAGTCCCGTTGGCTGGGCAGGTATGAGTCTGGTGGCTGATATGTTTATCATGACCTGCTGGCTTCTTCCTTTTTTGTTTTCTTCCCTTGCGCTTTTGTTTGCCCGCGATGATGACAAGCCTTGCGTTAATCGTGTAATCATCACTTTGTTTTTACCACTGATTTGTTCAGGCGTGGCTTTCTATTCTCTCTACATCAATGTCGGAGATGTGTTCTTTTACTGGTATATGCCAGCCGGTTATTTTAGTGCCGTTTTCCTGACGGGGTATCTCACCGCCCTGGGGTATATTTTTCTGCCACAGTTTACACAAACTGGGCAGCAACGTTATGCCCACGGCGAGGCTATCGTCAACTATCTTGCGCGTAAAGAGGCGGCAACGCACAGTGGGCGGCGGCGGAAAGGGGAAACACGGAAACTGGATTACACTTTGTTAGGTTGGGCGGTCTCGGCAAACCTTGGCAGAGAATGGGCAGCACGTATCACTCCGTCACTTACAGCGGCTGTTCGCGCTCCGGAAATTGCCCGTAGCGGCGTTTTATTCTCATTACAGATGCACCTGAGTCTGGGAGCTAATACCAGTTTGTTGGGGCGAAGTTATTCCGGTAGTAGTGCCGGTGGCGCAGGCGGTGGTGGCTGGTAA
- the sohB gene encoding protease SohB, producing MELLSEYGLFLAKIVTVVVAIAAVAAIIVNVAQRNKRQRGELRVNNLSEQYKEMKEELAAALMDPHQQKQWHKAQKKKHKQEAKAAKAKAKLGEVVTDSKPRVWVLDFKGSMDAHEVNSLREEITAVLAAFKPRDQVVLRLESPGGMVHGYGLAASQLRRLRDKNIPLTVTVDKVAASGGYMMACVADKIVSAPFAIVGSIGVVAQMPNFNRFLKSKDIDIELHTAGQYKRTLTLLGENTEEGREKFREELNETHQLFKDFVKRMRPSLDIEEVATGEHWYGQQAVEKGLVDEINTSDEVILNLMDGREVVNVRYMQRKRLIDRFTGSAAESVDRLLLRWWQRGQKPLM from the coding sequence GTGGAATTGTTGTCTGAATATGGTTTGTTTTTGGCGAAAATTGTCACTGTTGTTGTGGCGATTGCGGCTGTTGCCGCCATTATTGTCAATGTTGCGCAACGTAATAAACGCCAGCGTGGCGAGTTACGGGTTAACAATCTCAGCGAACAATATAAGGAGATGAAAGAAGAACTGGCAGCAGCGCTGATGGATCCGCATCAGCAAAAGCAGTGGCACAAAGCGCAGAAGAAAAAGCACAAGCAAGAAGCGAAAGCAGCGAAAGCAAAAGCCAAACTGGGTGAGGTGGTGACTGACAGTAAACCCCGCGTCTGGGTACTGGATTTCAAAGGCAGCATGGACGCGCATGAAGTTAACTCATTACGTGAAGAGATAACCGCAGTACTCGCGGCATTTAAGCCAAGGGATCAGGTTGTTTTGCGTCTGGAAAGCCCCGGCGGTATGGTTCATGGTTATGGCCTGGCAGCCTCACAATTGCGGCGTCTGCGCGATAAAAACATTCCTTTAACCGTTACGGTAGACAAAGTGGCTGCCAGCGGCGGGTACATGATGGCCTGTGTGGCGGACAAAATTGTTTCTGCGCCGTTTGCCATTGTTGGTTCCATCGGTGTGGTAGCGCAAATGCCCAACTTTAACCGCTTCCTGAAAAGTAAAGATATTGATATTGAACTGCATACTGCCGGGCAATATAAGCGCACGCTGACATTGCTGGGTGAAAATACTGAAGAAGGGCGCGAAAAATTCCGCGAAGAACTGAACGAAACACATCAGCTATTTAAAGATTTTGTAAAACGTATGCGTCCATCTCTGGATATTGAAGAGGTGGCTACCGGTGAACACTGGTACGGGCAACAGGCGGTAGAGAAAGGCCTGGTTGACGAAATCAACACCAGTGATGAAGTGATTCTTAATCTGATGGACGGTCGAGAAGTGGTCAATGTGCGTTATATGCAGCGTAAACGGTTAATCGATCGGTTTACCGGCAGTGCGGCAGAGAGCGTCGATCGATTGTTGCTACGCTGGTGGCAGCGTGGGCAAAAGCCTTTGATGTAA
- the topA gene encoding type I DNA topoisomerase, which translates to MGKALVIVESPAKAKTINKYLGSDYVVKSSVGHIRDLPTSGSAAKKSADSTSTKTAKKPKKDERGALVNRMGVDPWHNWEAHYEVLPGKEKVVSELKQLAEKADHIYLATDLDREGEAIAWHLREVIGGDEARYSRVVFNEITKNAIRQAFNKPGELNIDRVNAQQARRFMDRVVGYMVSPLLWKKIARGLSAGRVQSVAVRLVVEREREIKAFVPEEFWEVDASTTTPSGEALALQVTHQNDKPFRPVNKEQTQAAVSLLEKARYSVLEREDKPTTSKPGAPFITSTLQQAASTRLGFGVKKTMMMAQRLYEAGYITYMRTDSTNLSQDAVNMVRGYISDNFGNKYLPESPNQYASKENSQEAHEAIRPSDVNVMAESLKDMEADAQKLYQLIWRQFVACQMTPAKYDSTTLTVGAGDFRLKARGRILRFDGWTKVMPALRKGDEDRILPAVDKGDSLSLVELTPAQHFTKPPARFSEASLVKELEKRGIGRPSTYASIISTIQDRGYVRVENRRFYAEKMGEIVTDRLEENFRELMNYDFTAQMENSLDQVANHEAEWKAVLDHFFSDFTQQLDKAEKDPEEGGMRPNQMVLTSIDCPTCGRKMGIRTASTGVFLGCSGYALSPKERCKTTINLVPENEVLNVLEGEDAETNALRAKRRCPKCGTAMDSYLIDPKRKLHVCGNNPTCDGYEIEEGEFRIKGYDGPIVECEKCGSEMHLKMGRFGKYMACTNEECKNTRKILRNGEVAPPKEDPVPLPELPCEKSDAYFVLRDGAAGVFLAANTFPKSRETRAPLVEELYRFRDRLPEKLRYLADAPQQDPEGNKTMVRFSRKTRQQYVSSEKDGKATGWSAFYVDGKWVEGRK; encoded by the coding sequence ATGGGTAAAGCTCTTGTCATCGTTGAGTCCCCGGCAAAAGCCAAAACGATCAACAAGTATCTGGGTAGTGACTACGTGGTGAAATCCAGTGTCGGTCACATCCGCGATTTGCCGACCAGTGGCTCAGCTGCTAAAAAGAGTGCCGACTCTACCTCCACCAAAACGGCTAAAAAGCCTAAAAAGGATGAACGTGGCGCTCTCGTCAACCGTATGGGGGTTGACCCGTGGCACAATTGGGAGGCGCACTATGAAGTGTTGCCTGGTAAAGAGAAGGTCGTCTCTGAACTGAAACAACTGGCTGAAAAAGCCGACCACATCTATCTCGCAACCGACCTTGACCGCGAAGGGGAAGCCATTGCATGGCACCTGCGGGAAGTGATTGGGGGTGATGAAGCTCGCTATAGCCGAGTGGTGTTTAACGAAATTACTAAAAACGCGATCCGCCAGGCGTTCAACAAACCCGGCGAACTGAATATTGATCGTGTTAATGCCCAGCAGGCGCGTCGCTTTATGGATCGCGTCGTGGGTTATATGGTTTCTCCGCTGTTGTGGAAAAAGATCGCTCGCGGTCTTTCCGCCGGGCGTGTGCAATCCGTAGCGGTTCGCCTGGTGGTTGAGCGTGAGCGTGAAATTAAAGCGTTCGTGCCGGAAGAATTCTGGGAAGTCGATGCCAGTACGACTACGCCGTCTGGTGAAGCGTTGGCTTTGCAGGTGACTCATCAGAACGATAAACCGTTCCGCCCGGTCAACAAAGAACAAACTCAGGCTGCGGTAAGTCTGCTTGAAAAAGCGCGCTACAGCGTGCTGGAACGTGAAGACAAACCGACAACCAGTAAACCAGGCGCTCCTTTTATTACCTCTACGCTGCAACAAGCTGCCAGCACCCGTCTTGGTTTTGGTGTGAAAAAAACCATGATGATGGCGCAGCGTCTGTATGAAGCTGGCTATATCACTTACATGCGTACCGACTCCACTAACCTGAGTCAGGACGCGGTAAACATGGTTCGCGGTTATATCAGCGATAATTTTGGTAATAAATATCTGCCGGAAAGCCCGAACCAATACGCCAGCAAAGAAAACTCACAGGAAGCGCACGAAGCGATTCGTCCTTCAGATGTCAATGTGATGGCGGAATCGCTGAAAGATATGGAAGCAGATGCGCAGAAACTGTACCAGTTAATCTGGCGTCAGTTTGTTGCCTGTCAAATGACCCCAGCGAAATATGACTCCACCACGCTGACCGTTGGCGCGGGTGACTTCCGCCTGAAAGCGCGCGGTCGTATTCTGCGTTTCGACGGCTGGACGAAAGTTATGCCTGCGCTGCGTAAAGGCGATGAAGATCGTATTTTACCGGCTGTCGATAAAGGTGACTCCCTGTCGCTTGTTGAACTGACGCCTGCGCAGCACTTTACCAAGCCGCCAGCCCGTTTTAGCGAAGCTTCACTGGTTAAAGAACTGGAAAAACGCGGGATCGGTCGTCCGTCTACCTATGCGTCGATCATTTCGACCATTCAGGATCGCGGCTATGTGCGTGTGGAAAACCGTCGCTTCTATGCGGAAAAAATGGGTGAGATCGTTACTGATCGCCTGGAAGAAAATTTCCGCGAGTTAATGAATTACGACTTTACCGCGCAGATGGAAAACAGCCTTGACCAGGTGGCAAATCACGAAGCAGAGTGGAAAGCTGTACTGGATCACTTCTTCTCGGATTTCACCCAGCAGTTAGATAAAGCGGAAAAAGATCCGGAAGAGGGCGGTATGCGCCCGAACCAGATGGTTCTGACCAGCATTGACTGCCCGACCTGTGGTCGAAAAATGGGGATTCGCACCGCCAGCACCGGGGTATTCCTGGGCTGTTCCGGTTATGCGCTGTCGCCGAAAGAGCGTTGCAAAACCACCATCAACCTGGTGCCGGAAAACGAAGTGCTTAACGTGCTGGAAGGCGAAGACGCTGAAACCAACGCGCTGCGCGCCAAACGTCGTTGCCCGAAATGCGGTACAGCGATGGACAGCTATCTCATCGATCCAAAACGTAAGTTGCATGTCTGTGGTAATAATCCAACCTGCGACGGTTACGAGATCGAAGAGGGCGAATTCCGTATTAAAGGTTATGACGGCCCGATCGTTGAGTGTGAAAAATGTGGTTCTGAAATGCACCTGAAAATGGGGCGTTTCGGTAAGTACATGGCTTGCACCAATGAAGAGTGTAAAAACACACGTAAGATTTTACGTAACGGTGAAGTCGCGCCGCCGAAAGAAGATCCGGTTCCGCTGCCAGAATTACCGTGCGAAAAATCGGATGCTTATTTCGTGTTGCGTGACGGCGCTGCCGGCGTGTTCCTGGCGGCCAATACTTTCCCGAAATCACGTGAAACGCGTGCGCCGCTGGTGGAAGAGCTTTATCGCTTCCGCGACCGTTTACCAGAAAAATTGCGTTATCTGGCTGATGCGCCACAGCAAGATCCAGAAGGTAATAAGACAATGGTTCGTTTTAGCCGGAAAACCAGGCAGCAATATGTCTCTTCGGAAAAAGACGGAAAGGCAACTGGCTGGTCAGCATTTTATGTTGATGGCAAATGGGTTGAAGGGAGAAAATAA
- the cobO gene encoding cob(I)yrinic acid a,c-diamide adenosyltransferase translates to MSDERYQQRQQRVKEKVDARVAQAQDERGIIIVFTGNGKGKTTAAFGTATRAVGHGKKVGVVQFIKGTWPNGERNLLEPHGVEFQVMATGFTWDTQNRESDTAACREVWQHAKRMLADSSLDMVLLDELTYMVAYDYLPLEEVMQALNDRPHQQTVIITGRGCHRDILELADTVSELRPIKHAFDAGVKAQIGIDY, encoded by the coding sequence ATGAGTGATGAACGCTACCAACAGCGTCAGCAGCGAGTTAAAGAAAAAGTGGATGCCCGTGTGGCGCAGGCCCAGGATGAACGCGGCATTATTATCGTTTTTACTGGCAATGGAAAAGGCAAAACCACAGCGGCATTTGGTACGGCAACACGCGCAGTAGGTCACGGAAAAAAAGTGGGCGTCGTGCAATTTATTAAGGGCACCTGGCCTAATGGCGAACGAAATCTGCTGGAGCCGCACGGCGTTGAGTTTCAGGTAATGGCAACCGGCTTTACCTGGGATACACAAAACCGCGAGTCCGATACCGCCGCCTGCCGCGAAGTCTGGCAACATGCAAAAAGAATGCTGGCGGATTCCTCACTGGATATGGTTTTGCTCGATGAGCTGACGTATATGGTGGCGTATGACTATTTGCCACTGGAAGAAGTGATGCAGGCCTTAAATGATCGTCCACATCAGCAAACAGTGATTATCACGGGTCGTGGCTGTCATCGGGATATTCTTGAATTGGCGGATACGGTAAGTGAATTACGCCCCATCAAACATGCGTTTGATGCCGGTGTAAAAGCGCAGATAGGGATTGATTACTAA
- the ymiC gene encoding small membrane protein YmiC — MITTNMKYWSWMGAFSLSMLFWVELIWIVAH; from the coding sequence ATGATCACCACAAATATGAAATATTGGTCCTGGATGGGCGCATTTTCTCTGTCGATGCTCTTCTGGGTTGAACTCATCTGGATAGTTGCTCACTAA